The sequence below is a genomic window from Paenibacillus silvisoli.
GTCACATGCCTGACAAGCGCCCATCTTCCGGCACCGTCAATCGTTGCGGCCTCATATTGCTCCGAGCTGATCCCCGCCATTGCCGCAATGTAGATGACCGTGCCGAAGCCCGCTTCCTTCCATAGATCCGTAAGGATCAGCACATGTCTAAATAAGTCCGGCCGCGTCAGAATATCCTGCGCATCGTCTTTGAATATGGCGGCAATTAGTCCCGACTCCGGATTTAAGAACGTGATAAAGATGGATGCCACAATGACCCACGAAATAAAGTGCGGCAAATAAATAATCGTTTGAAGGCTCTTCCGGAATTTTAAATGCCGGACTTCATTCAGAAGCAATGCAATGATGATCGGAATCGGAAACGCCGTAGCCAGTCGATAAAGCGCAATAATGATCGTGTTCCAGAACGCTCTCCAAAAATCTTCTTCCGCGAATAGCGCTTGGAAATGCTTCAAGCCGACAAACGGACTGTGGAAAAAACCTTTACTCATCGTAAAATCCTGAAATGCCATCACGATTCCGTACATCGGAACATAACAGAAAACGGCGTACCAAATGAGCACAGGGATCAGCATGAAATAGAAGTATTTGTTTTTGGCGATTTGCTTCACGTTGTTCTCCTTCTTTTCTCCTTTTTGTTTGTGTGGTTTGTGTTAGTTTAATTGTAAAGCGTTTTCAAAAAGGGCAACATGCCCCTAACTTAGCATTTGGTTTGCTTATTTAACCGGATAATGAATCGTGACCGTCGTCCCCTTCCCCCATTCGCTGTCAATCGTTATCCCGTACTCATGGCCAAAAAATAAGCGGATTCGTTCATGCACATTTATAATCCCGATACTTTCTCCCGCCGCTTTCCCTTCCAGCCTCTGCTTGATTTCCTTCAGCCTGTCTTCCGGCATGCCGGCGCCATCGTCTTGGATGGTGATCACGAGCAGACTCTCGCTTGCTTTGCGCACGGCAACGACGATCGTTCCGCCGTGTTCCGTTACCTCCAGCCCGTGATAGATCGCATTCTCCACAATCGGCTGCAGCGTCAGCTTCAACACCGGAAGCTCCATGAGGTCGTCGCTGATGTCATACACGGCACGGATCTTGCTTCCAAACCGCATTTGCTGAATTTCCACGTACGTTTGGACATGCGTAATTTCATCGCGAATCGCTACTGTTTTTTCGCCGCGCGTGATGCTCGATTTAAACAAAGCAATGAGCAGCTTGATCATTTTCTCCGTCCTGGGATCTTTGGCAAAGGCCATATATTGCGCGGTTTTTAAGGTGTTGTATAGAAAGTGCGGATTGATCTGGGATTGCAGCAAATACAATTCATATTCCTTGGCCTTCAATTCCGAAATGTATTTCTCTTCAATGAGCAGGTCGATCCGCTCCAGCATTTCATTAAAGCTATGACCCAATTCATAGATCTCATCTACGGTGCTGCTCTTGAAGCGAAGCTGAAGGTTCCCTCTCTTGACCGATCTAACGGTTTTCAGCAAGGCGGAAACATTCAGAAGAAGCATGGAAGAGAACCCGTACGAGAACCCATAGCTCAGAATAAGCAGTCCGAACAACACCACGATGCTATAAAGTAGGAGGGAGCCGTTCTCATTGAAATTTTTCAACAGAAATACCAATCGCCATTGGTTTTCCTCGAAGGTTTTCGAAATCATCAAATAGTTATTGCTGCTGTCCCGAAACACGACCCGCTCATGCTGATCCAGGGAGATTTCGTGGTCTGCCAATACCGCCGGCAAGCTTTTCCTTTCGCTTCGGTCCCAATCGCTGAATATATCTTGTCCGGCACGGTCTACGAGATAGAGCTCCAAATCGCTATATTTGAGAAACGCGTCCAGCATCTTCACGATCTCTTCGCCGTTGAAATCAACCAGAATAAAGCCGAGCAGCTTGCCTGCTTCGATCCCGTCCGCAACGCCCCGGATTTGCATCCCGACGCGGATGCTTTTCTTGTTAAACGGGGAATCCGCGTAGCTGCGCCATAGAAACATGCTAAAGTGATCGTTCACATAATCGAGGTCGGATTGCGCATCTGGGCGCATCATAAACGAGCGTCCGTACGTAGAGGAGTACACCAGCCGCCGGTTGGCGTCATAAAGCGTAATATTGGATATTTGCTTATCGAACAGATTACGAGAGAGAATGATGTTATTCATCACATCCCGGATCTCTTGATCGACGCGGCCGGAAGCGTCGCTCGCGTCAAGCAGCTTCTGCACGTTATCGTTGACCGAGGAAGTCTCGATGATCAGCTTCCGATAATTGTGAAACACGAACTGCATTTGTTGATGGAGAATTTGCGCGCTGTATTCGAACACGGACCCGACCTTGTTTTCTACCGTTTGCTTGGCGGATATATAAGAGCTGCCGGTGATAAGAACAACCGGGACCGTTACGATGCCGGAATATAATAGGAGCAGCGTCAACTTGAAACCGATTCTCCTCTTGGACAGGACGATCGGCTTATTTTCCACATTACTGTGATGCAGCTTGCCGATCTGAGCCTCCATGCTATGAATAGGCTTCACGATTTTTTTGCCTGCTATGGCCAGCACAAGAAGTGATACGGACAGGCAAAATAGACCAATGAACACATTGACGATCAGCGTGTTGTGAATCGTTCCTTGAAGCTTGTCAAACGTGAACGTATTGGTAATGGTCCATCCCTCATAGTTCAACGGGTTCTTAAAGGAGTATTGTTGATCCCTCATTTCGCCTTCTTCCGGATTGTAGGAGATTTCCGCCGAGTTCCCCGCAAGATCGGTAATAAAAATGCCGTTCCCGGCAAACTGCATTTCCTCAATCAGCTTCTGGCTCAATACGACAATCAGGTACGCATCAATCTCTTCCTGGACATCGGACTCCAATATCGGGCTGATGACCGCGAGTCTTTCGTAGCTCCCCGTTGTGTAGCGATCGAGCAAAAACTGGCTATCCTCGTTCAGAAGATTAGGTTTTTTCAGATTGGCATAGAAATCAGCGGATTTGTATTTGTTATAGTCCTGTCCGACCGTATTGCTGGCGTGTATAAAAAGCTGCTTCCGCTGATCCACCACCAGCACGGCATCGACCTTGTCATTGCTGAGGATCAAATTGTTTAGATACGTCTCATAATCCTTCTGATCTTTGACGAGCGCGTAGGGATCGGCTTCATCCAAATGGATCATCCGGTCGAAATATTCGTTCTTCATCGACAAGCTGACGATATTCGCGATTTCGCCTAAATACGTGTTGGCCTTCTCGACCGCCGCGCCCGTCGCGATTTCATTCACGCGTTCAAATTGAAACAAAATAAACCGGTTCGTGGCCCAATAACAGGTGAACGTCGTAATCGTAATCGAGATTAACGAAAACAAAAGTCCGAATACAAGGATCTTTTTTTCCAGAGATTTGACTCCCATAGGCGATCAGTTATCCTTTACACTTTTCTCTGTATTCCAAGGGGGTGAGTCCTGTCGCGCTTCTGAACAGCTCGCTGAAATAACGCGGCTTCTCGTAGCCGACCAGGCTCGAAATCTCATAGATGCGATAATGGATCCCCTTGAGATGTTTTTTGGCTTCTTCAATCCGCACCTCGATGAGGACCTGCTTGAAGGTTTTGCCGATATCCTTGCTGAACAGTCGGGAAAGATGCACCGGATGGACATTCACATACCTGGCCAGTTGCTCCAGGTTGATGGGCTCGGCATAATGCTGCCTAATATAGGCAATGGCTTCATCCACTACCCTGCTGTTTCTAACTTGCTTCTCATCGTTCAGACCTGCACATGCCTCCATCACGTACGTTTCGAGCTTTCTGAAAACCATTTCGATCGTCTCGCAAAAGCCGATTTCCTTAATCAAGCCGTTAGATTTCTCGGAAAGGGTTTCGGATCTTTTCCCTCGCTCCGCTAGTTCCTTGTCCAGGGAGAAAACAAGCTTAACCGCAAAAGCCGCAATCGAGTCGATATCCGTATACTTCGCGGCTGTCCATTGCTGCTTCAAAGCCTCCATATAGTCCAGGACATCGGCGTATGTCTTGCCATTGATCAGAACGATGATTTCTTTCAGCCTCTTGTCTTGTTCAGCGAATGAAAGGCTCAGCTTGCCGTCAGACTCGAGCTCGCTCTCATGAAGGATGCTGTCTCTGATATGCGCCTTGTGCAGGCAGATGGCCGCTCTTAACCGGACAAATGAATGGTACAGGTCATGCGCGTTGCCGTTTCGATCGCCGTAAAAGCAGGACATTTCAAGACAGCTTTCATCGTCTTCTTTGTTATTTCGCAGCTCTTCCTTCAGATCCGCATATAATCCCATGACAGTCGGCAGAAACGCTGATTCTGGCAAGGTCCATGCGACGCAGAACAACTCCTGGTACAGGATGACCGTTCCTTTGCGTTGTACTTCGATATGCTGATACAAATAGTCGCGAATAAAGGCATGAATGCTTCTTACGCGGTCCGCCCCGGAGGAAAAAACCAAATGCCTGTAATCGTCCAATCGAAAAAG
It includes:
- a CDS encoding ABC transporter permease translates to MKQIAKNKYFYFMLIPVLIWYAVFCYVPMYGIVMAFQDFTMSKGFFHSPFVGLKHFQALFAEEDFWRAFWNTIIIALYRLATAFPIPIIIALLLNEVRHLKFRKSLQTIIYLPHFISWVIVASIFITFLNPESGLIAAIFKDDAQDILTRPDLFRHVLILTDLWKEAGFGTVIYIAAMAGISSEQYEAATIDGAGRWALVRHVTLPGISGVILIMFILTIGKILGWGFDQVYNFYNPLVYSTGDILDTYIFRTALSDSKFSFAAAAGILKSLICVVLLVGANRMAKALGREGIY
- a CDS encoding sensor histidine kinase, with product MGVKSLEKKILVFGLLFSLISITITTFTCYWATNRFILFQFERVNEIATGAAVEKANTYLGEIANIVSLSMKNEYFDRMIHLDEADPYALVKDQKDYETYLNNLILSNDKVDAVLVVDQRKQLFIHASNTVGQDYNKYKSADFYANLKKPNLLNEDSQFLLDRYTTGSYERLAVISPILESDVQEEIDAYLIVVLSQKLIEEMQFAGNGIFITDLAGNSAEISYNPEEGEMRDQQYSFKNPLNYEGWTITNTFTFDKLQGTIHNTLIVNVFIGLFCLSVSLLVLAIAGKKIVKPIHSMEAQIGKLHHSNVENKPIVLSKRRIGFKLTLLLLYSGIVTVPVVLITGSSYISAKQTVENKVGSVFEYSAQILHQQMQFVFHNYRKLIIETSSVNDNVQKLLDASDASGRVDQEIRDVMNNIILSRNLFDKQISNITLYDANRRLVYSSTYGRSFMMRPDAQSDLDYVNDHFSMFLWRSYADSPFNKKSIRVGMQIRGVADGIEAGKLLGFILVDFNGEEIVKMLDAFLKYSDLELYLVDRAGQDIFSDWDRSERKSLPAVLADHEISLDQHERVVFRDSSNNYLMISKTFEENQWRLVFLLKNFNENGSLLLYSIVVLFGLLILSYGFSYGFSSMLLLNVSALLKTVRSVKRGNLQLRFKSSTVDEIYELGHSFNEMLERIDLLIEEKYISELKAKEYELYLLQSQINPHFLYNTLKTAQYMAFAKDPRTEKMIKLLIALFKSSITRGEKTVAIRDEITHVQTYVEIQQMRFGSKIRAVYDISDDLMELPVLKLTLQPIVENAIYHGLEVTEHGGTIVVAVRKASESLLVITIQDDGAGMPEDRLKEIKQRLEGKAAGESIGIINVHERIRLFFGHEYGITIDSEWGKGTTVTIHYPVK
- a CDS encoding response regulator transcription factor produces the protein MYKLLIVEDEEIFRNVLPVIVDWEAIGFEVAGVCENGCKALEFLERTEIDVILADIRMPVINGLELAMETKSRYPKTKITLFSAFNEFDYAKQGIECGVDGYILKSEGEDELVRHFAKLKLALDQEHRLRMTNESFWKQRESRFSEMLKAYSGFENKKTLTFSGADDFLADSSNSRLTLFRLDDYRHLVFSSGADRVRSIHAFIRDYLYQHIEVQRKGTVILYQELFCVAWTLPESAFLPTVMGLYADLKEELRNNKEDDESCLEMSCFYGDRNGNAHDLYHSFVRLRAAICLHKAHIRDSILHESELESDGKLSLSFAEQDKRLKEIIVLINGKTYADVLDYMEALKQQWTAAKYTDIDSIAAFAVKLVFSLDKELAERGKRSETLSEKSNGLIKEIGFCETIEMVFRKLETYVMEACAGLNDEKQVRNSRVVDEAIAYIRQHYAEPINLEQLARYVNVHPVHLSRLFSKDIGKTFKQVLIEVRIEEAKKHLKGIHYRIYEISSLVGYEKPRYFSELFRSATGLTPLEYREKCKG